Proteins encoded within one genomic window of Candidatus Zixiibacteriota bacterium:
- the fliD gene encoding flagellar filament capping protein FliD: MSGTQTIVGLSSGLDTDEIVDQMIELERGNAVLLESEVEYKTSVITAYNTLEAYFLSLSTQVSSLSRSSTFNDYSVTVTDDDYLTATSTSGTTSGSYDIQVLSLARNHQIASQGFDDVTSNDLGTGTITLQIGDGAVTTITVDSTNNSLADIKNAINDADMGISATLVNDGTDSNAYRLVLSGDNTGRKNKIDITCDLSGGLDLNFDTGSFDVPETYSSGTGTTAEVSLGASASYTGSENKTYTFTVGGTGEQTIGTDTITINWTDGTNSGSFEVSAGDTEVTLTGDGADGLTLSFSDGIMTAGDEFTVSTFTPLLQEATDAKITLGSAGGTGSPITVTSTTNTFKNVIDGVTLTTKKVTGTDDSVTVQSELDISTIEDTIESFIDAYNEVVEFIDDQNTYDEDEETTGILFGETSVWSMQMSLRSIISGTIEGITSKYNQLYTIGIHTQSDGTLEIDDSSKLQEALNNNLEDVINLFVGSGESSKTGIEFMSSTALTQTGEPMEVDITQAATQGSMTGSVLTTPSISPIEITSSYNTFRLKVDGLNSEEITLTEGTYNSISALIDEIQAGIDADENIGGRGIEVEWVDTGGNQGYIKVTSGTYGSNSTVSCILDNVSNDAYSILGWSSATSDAGLDVEGTINGEECEGVGQYLTALDSNETTSGLKLLITLTEEDLVDGAEGTITPTKGVAAKLDDLIDSLTDSTDGVFARKVAALQTEIEDKEERIEEIDERLEIRRETLTNEFTEMETILSELDAEQEYLETQIDALNSNWSFNSSD; the protein is encoded by the coding sequence ATGTCAGGCACACAAACAATCGTTGGTCTATCGTCAGGTCTCGACACAGATGAGATAGTTGATCAGATGATCGAGTTGGAACGCGGAAACGCCGTTCTTCTCGAAAGTGAAGTCGAATACAAGACTAGTGTTATCACGGCCTACAATACGCTCGAAGCGTATTTTCTTTCACTCAGCACCCAGGTATCCAGCCTTTCGCGTTCATCCACTTTCAACGACTACAGTGTAACGGTTACGGATGATGATTATCTTACGGCCACCAGCACCAGCGGGACCACTTCAGGTTCCTATGATATTCAGGTGTTGTCACTGGCCCGCAACCATCAAATCGCCAGTCAGGGTTTTGACGACGTCACTTCCAACGATTTAGGAACCGGAACGATTACACTTCAAATCGGTGATGGCGCGGTTACGACCATTACCGTAGACTCGACCAACAACAGTCTGGCCGATATAAAGAACGCTATCAACGATGCCGACATGGGGATTTCGGCAACACTCGTGAACGACGGTACCGACAGCAACGCTTATCGTCTGGTGCTGTCGGGTGATAATACCGGCAGAAAGAACAAGATAGATATCACGTGCGATCTTAGCGGCGGTCTCGATCTGAATTTCGATACGGGCAGTTTCGATGTGCCTGAAACGTATTCGAGCGGTACGGGGACGACGGCGGAAGTTTCGCTCGGAGCCAGTGCGTCCTATACGGGCTCCGAGAATAAGACTTATACTTTTACCGTGGGCGGGACCGGCGAACAAACGATCGGCACCGACACGATTACGATCAACTGGACTGACGGTACGAATAGCGGTTCTTTCGAAGTGAGCGCGGGCGACACCGAGGTGACTCTGACCGGTGACGGCGCCGACGGCTTGACGTTATCTTTCAGTGACGGTATCATGACGGCCGGTGATGAGTTTACAGTCTCCACCTTCACGCCCCTTTTGCAGGAAGCCACCGATGCTAAAATCACGCTCGGTTCTGCAGGCGGAACGGGTTCTCCGATTACGGTTACCTCAACCACGAACACCTTCAAGAATGTCATCGACGGGGTGACGCTGACCACGAAGAAGGTTACCGGAACCGACGACAGCGTGACGGTTCAGTCCGAGCTGGATATCTCTACCATTGAAGATACGATTGAATCTTTTATCGATGCCTACAACGAAGTGGTAGAGTTCATTGACGATCAGAATACCTACGATGAAGATGAAGAAACTACCGGTATTTTGTTCGGCGAAACATCGGTCTGGTCAATGCAGATGTCCCTGCGTAGCATCATCTCCGGGACGATAGAAGGGATAACGTCGAAATACAACCAGCTCTATACGATCGGTATTCACACGCAGTCCGACGGTACCCTTGAAATCGATGATTCATCCAAGCTGCAGGAGGCTCTGAATAACAATCTCGAGGATGTGATCAACCTTTTTGTCGGGTCGGGCGAATCCAGCAAAACCGGAATCGAATTCATGAGTTCGACGGCGCTGACTCAAACCGGCGAACCGATGGAAGTGGATATCACCCAGGCTGCGACCCAGGGAAGTATGACGGGGTCGGTCCTTACAACTCCCTCGATCAGCCCGATTGAAATAACCAGCAGCTACAACACCTTCCGATTGAAGGTCGACGGATTGAACTCGGAAGAGATCACTCTTACGGAAGGCACCTACAACTCGATCAGTGCCCTGATCGACGAGATCCAGGCCGGTATCGATGCCGACGAAAACATCGGCGGTCGCGGTATCGAGGTCGAATGGGTCGATACCGGAGGTAATCAGGGGTACATCAAGGTCACCAGCGGAACGTACGGCAGCAATTCAACGGTATCGTGTATTCTGGACAACGTGTCCAACGATGCTTATTCGATACTCGGCTGGTCTTCAGCCACGAGCGATGCCGGACTCGACGTGGAGGGGACGATCAACGGCGAAGAATGCGAGGGCGTAGGACAATACCTGACCGCTCTCGACAGCAATGAGACTACTTCCGGTTTGAAGCTTCTGATAACGTTAACGGAAGAAGATCTGGTCGACGGTGCGGAGGGAACGATTACTCCGACCAAGGGAGTCGCGGCCAAGCTTGACGATCTCATCGACAGCCTGACCGATTCCACCGATGGTGTGTTTGCTCGCAAGGTGGCGGCTCTCCAGACGGAGATCGAAGATAAGGAAGAACGGATCGAGGAGATCGATGAACGTCTTGAGATTCGTCGTGAAACGCTCACGAACGAATTTACCGAGATGGAAACGATTCTTTCGGAGTTGGATGCGGAACAGGAATACCTGGAGACGCAGATCGATGCCCTCAACAGCAACTGGTCATTCAACAGTTCGGACTAA
- a CDS encoding flagellin, with the protein MSLRINHNLAALNAHRNLINTTSDLNDSMQKLSSGYRINKGSDDPAGLVISEQFRAQIAGLERAISNSEGSVSMIQTAEGALTEINSLLTSMRELAIHAANEGFNDADQLAADQAEIRNAIATINRIAANTQFGTKNLLDGSKENVATITSPNISDVTLTNSNLRDGTYSLSAVKTADATAELNTTSYGISLANTDGDPYNLDEGVHNLDVVQSSDVASKTGSAMSITDAWGNGLQVIDGAATKATVSATGQFTAGAGNTGTYTFILNVQENGSTPIGNQSFTISIGASDTASTVKTKLESAIGANSELSNIEVGTSYDASSGGTKFSFSYADEGAQYSLRAEASSTDATASTLNFAQQSNRGASDAHLTFTTVTANGTQTSQQIDVTNGTYTTMSDLADEINTQLLAIFGTVANGSGENDISVAVSNNNRLQFSTLDEGSDYSIKFEAEAGNNSEDLGNVLGLTADTQANAGTDAIIDFNGYANTITSVEYGQTGTATLWTADYGEADQGTLDVILASAANGIDTGNMLLTTTATKFAVQLDGGTAVEATAGVDAVVYSADRSEWITVNYGLTSEGGNETISNTDQSLVFQIGGNVGQTANISLRNMAATALGMNIAGNMFSSLSEIDVTTAEGAQDAQAIIDQAINEVSTTRGTLGSFQKNTLESNLRNLRIAAQNLTSSESSIRDTDMASEMSEFTKNQILMQAGTAMLAQANQVPQVVLSLFG; encoded by the coding sequence ATGTCACTTCGCATTAATCACAACCTGGCGGCTTTGAACGCGCATCGGAACCTGATCAACACTACTTCCGATCTTAACGATTCGATGCAGAAGCTGTCATCCGGTTACCGGATCAACAAAGGCTCGGACGATCCGGCCGGTTTGGTAATTTCTGAACAGTTCCGGGCGCAGATCGCCGGTCTCGAGCGCGCGATCAGCAACTCGGAAGGTAGCGTCAGCATGATTCAGACGGCTGAAGGTGCTCTGACCGAAATCAACTCGCTGTTGACTTCGATGAGAGAACTGGCTATTCACGCCGCGAACGAAGGCTTCAACGACGCTGACCAGCTCGCTGCCGACCAGGCAGAAATTCGCAACGCGATTGCCACGATCAATCGTATTGCTGCCAACACCCAGTTCGGTACCAAGAACCTGCTCGACGGTTCGAAGGAGAACGTGGCCACGATCACCAGCCCGAACATTTCGGACGTGACCCTGACCAACTCCAACCTGCGTGATGGTACCTACTCGCTGTCCGCGGTCAAGACCGCCGATGCCACCGCTGAGTTGAACACCACTTCCTACGGTATCTCCCTCGCTAACACCGACGGTGATCCGTACAACCTCGATGAAGGTGTTCACAACCTTGACGTCGTGCAGTCCTCCGATGTAGCGAGCAAAACCGGCTCGGCTATGTCCATCACGGATGCCTGGGGCAACGGTCTGCAGGTCATCGACGGTGCTGCCACTAAGGCGACCGTCAGTGCCACCGGTCAGTTCACCGCCGGCGCCGGCAATACCGGTACCTACACCTTCATCCTGAACGTGCAGGAAAATGGCTCCACGCCGATCGGCAATCAGTCATTCACGATCTCCATTGGCGCGTCCGATACCGCCTCAACGGTGAAGACCAAGCTGGAGAGCGCCATCGGTGCCAATAGTGAACTCTCCAATATCGAGGTGGGTACTTCTTACGACGCTTCCAGCGGCGGTACCAAGTTCTCGTTCAGCTATGCCGACGAGGGCGCCCAGTATTCGTTGCGCGCTGAGGCTTCATCCACCGACGCTACCGCGTCCACTCTGAACTTCGCTCAGCAGTCCAACCGCGGCGCTTCCGACGCTCACCTGACCTTTACGACAGTCACAGCCAACGGCACCCAGACCTCTCAGCAGATCGACGTGACCAACGGCACTTATACGACCATGTCCGATCTGGCCGATGAGATCAACACCCAGTTGCTTGCTATTTTCGGAACCGTTGCCAACGGTTCGGGCGAGAATGATATTTCGGTTGCGGTTTCCAACAACAACCGTCTGCAGTTCAGCACCCTCGACGAGGGTTCGGACTACTCGATCAAGTTCGAGGCCGAAGCCGGCAACAACTCCGAAGATCTGGGTAATGTGCTTGGTCTGACTGCGGATACTCAGGCCAACGCCGGTACCGATGCCATTATCGACTTCAACGGTTATGCCAACACCATTACGTCCGTCGAGTACGGTCAGACCGGTACGGCGACGCTGTGGACAGCCGATTACGGTGAAGCCGATCAGGGAACGCTGGATGTCATCCTGGCTTCGGCGGCCAACGGTATCGACACCGGCAATATGCTGCTCACCACGACCGCGACCAAGTTCGCCGTCCAGCTCGATGGCGGTACCGCGGTTGAGGCCACAGCCGGCGTGGATGCGGTGGTTTACTCTGCGGATCGCAGTGAGTGGATCACGGTCAACTACGGCCTGACCTCTGAAGGCGGCAACGAGACGATCAGCAACACTGACCAGTCACTGGTCTTCCAGATCGGTGGTAACGTTGGTCAGACGGCTAACATTTCGCTGCGCAACATGGCCGCTACGGCTCTTGGTATGAACATCGCGGGCAACATGTTCTCATCGCTGTCCGAGATTGACGTAACCACCGCCGAAGGCGCTCAGGATGCGCAGGCTATTATTGACCAGGCCATTAATGAAGTGTCCACGACTCGTGGTACTCTCGGTAGCTTCCAGAAGAACACTCTGGAATCCAACCTCCGGAACCTCCGTATCGCCGCTCAGAACCTGACTTCTTCTGAGTCGTCGATCCGTGACACCGATATGGCCTCCGAAATGTCGGAATTCACCAAGAACCAGATCCTGATGCAGGCCGGTACGGCTATGCTCGCTCAGGCCAACCAGGTTCCGCAGGTGGTTCTGTCACTGTTCGGTTAA
- a CDS encoding tetratricopeptide repeat protein, whose protein sequence is MSKTRSKTSPPKTSGDIPFDIEELIDRAERYLVNDELVKINDLLDPYSERIIALDDKSEQSGRLKAMLCEGWLYDKKYGDVIDRFAAYVNDKYPGPLNLALAKAYWKMRDWANALQQAELFLSGWEEAPSQAACRRTFEACLTAGRASLQIGRQEKAREYLERCVLLNPTDQRIYLELIQLYRDGEDIEAAGQVAEVGTQLCSAVEELRMTQKVLKQKATVSACMMVKNEEELLPGALESVRDWVDEIIVVDTGSTDNTCAIAESYGAKLFHQPWENNFSKHRNYTLELATSDWVFIIDADERVNQKEVPLLLDLINSDEHEIISINVFNLYGRSDHRITCANSVRLWRRKLDFRYEGIVHNSLQVPEGSHITRAPISLEHLGYDLSPEKMQAKFERTMALLEEQITKNPDNGFAWFNVTQALRGRLDENDPALMQRAREAALKAVRLNDPDVSRELGLHVMSLNHVGWIAIVAGDLEEAEEYALRALSFKPDYLDPLLLLGNVESRKKNYEQAIVAYQKYLDTQATYNEHRETLPVILYHPDSRGGALYGQGLAAESLGRREDAAEFYRRALEHTPGYLQAALRLGNIYLKENKLPEARAQFEAQLASRQPAGMAAAGIGYICALQNNLAEAETYYLKAVELEPNDLTVLTNAGLFFAESGDLDRARQMLEQVISIDENQPQLTRRLAEVCFEAGDFARARDLYQSLVERNWSDAALINDLGNCHYRLEDYDHAVACYLQATETEEAPAHSLRNLGLARFRQGQPEQAIAALESYLAVEPDDLQAVSALGELYIITGQPEHALVHFERFLQANPNDTEALFKLAECYKAMGHNDSAAMGYRRALQINPDFAPARQRLTEIAKAAKI, encoded by the coding sequence ATGAGTAAAACACGCAGTAAAACATCACCGCCGAAAACTTCCGGCGATATCCCGTTTGATATCGAAGAGCTAATAGATCGCGCGGAGCGATATCTGGTCAATGATGAACTGGTAAAAATCAATGACCTCCTCGATCCTTATAGCGAGCGAATTATAGCCCTTGACGATAAGTCGGAGCAGTCTGGACGCCTGAAAGCAATGCTGTGCGAGGGCTGGCTTTACGACAAGAAATACGGCGATGTGATCGATCGTTTTGCTGCTTATGTCAACGATAAATACCCCGGGCCGCTCAATCTGGCGCTGGCCAAGGCTTATTGGAAAATGCGCGACTGGGCCAATGCTCTGCAACAAGCAGAGTTGTTTTTATCCGGATGGGAAGAAGCTCCGTCGCAAGCGGCATGCCGGAGAACCTTTGAAGCCTGTTTAACCGCCGGACGCGCTTCGCTTCAAATCGGACGGCAGGAAAAAGCCCGAGAATATCTGGAACGTTGCGTTCTTTTAAACCCGACTGATCAGCGCATTTACCTGGAGTTGATTCAACTTTATCGCGATGGAGAAGATATTGAAGCCGCTGGACAAGTGGCTGAGGTGGGTACGCAGCTATGTAGCGCGGTAGAAGAGCTGCGAATGACCCAAAAAGTGTTGAAACAGAAAGCAACTGTTTCAGCGTGCATGATGGTCAAGAACGAGGAAGAACTTCTGCCGGGAGCGCTGGAGTCGGTGCGGGACTGGGTTGATGAGATTATCGTCGTCGATACCGGTTCCACCGACAACACCTGCGCCATTGCCGAGTCTTATGGAGCAAAACTGTTTCATCAGCCGTGGGAGAATAATTTCTCGAAGCATCGTAATTATACGTTGGAGTTGGCTACAAGCGATTGGGTTTTCATTATAGATGCCGATGAGCGGGTTAACCAAAAAGAAGTCCCGCTGCTGCTCGACCTGATCAACAGCGACGAGCATGAAATCATCTCTATTAATGTATTCAATTTGTACGGTCGTTCCGATCATCGTATCACCTGTGCCAATTCGGTGAGACTGTGGCGGCGTAAGTTGGACTTCCGGTATGAGGGGATTGTCCACAACAGCCTGCAGGTGCCGGAGGGCTCTCACATAACGCGAGCGCCGATCAGCCTGGAGCATTTGGGGTACGATCTGTCACCGGAAAAGATGCAGGCCAAATTCGAACGCACGATGGCGTTGCTCGAAGAGCAAATTACCAAAAATCCCGACAACGGTTTTGCCTGGTTCAATGTGACCCAGGCGTTGCGGGGGAGACTTGATGAAAACGATCCGGCCCTCATGCAGCGGGCCCGCGAGGCGGCGCTCAAGGCGGTGCGTCTGAACGATCCTGATGTTTCGCGCGAGCTCGGTCTGCATGTCATGTCTTTGAACCATGTTGGCTGGATTGCGATCGTTGCCGGTGACCTGGAGGAGGCCGAGGAGTATGCTCTGAGAGCTCTCAGTTTCAAGCCGGATTATCTCGATCCGCTGCTCCTTCTGGGAAATGTCGAGAGCCGTAAGAAAAACTACGAGCAGGCCATTGTCGCTTATCAGAAGTACCTCGATACTCAGGCGACTTATAATGAACATCGAGAAACGTTACCGGTGATTCTCTATCATCCGGACAGCCGGGGCGGCGCCCTGTATGGACAGGGACTGGCCGCGGAATCACTGGGCCGGCGTGAGGATGCGGCCGAGTTCTATCGCCGGGCTCTCGAACATACACCGGGATACTTGCAGGCGGCCTTGCGACTTGGGAATATCTATCTGAAGGAGAACAAATTACCGGAAGCCAGGGCCCAATTTGAGGCGCAGTTGGCGAGTCGCCAACCTGCCGGTATGGCGGCGGCCGGTATCGGTTATATATGTGCATTGCAGAACAATCTTGCTGAGGCTGAGACGTACTATCTCAAGGCGGTTGAGCTGGAACCGAACGACCTCACGGTGCTGACCAATGCGGGACTGTTTTTTGCAGAAAGCGGCGACCTAGATCGGGCGCGACAAATGCTAGAGCAGGTCATATCCATTGATGAAAATCAACCGCAATTGACGCGCCGACTGGCCGAGGTCTGTTTCGAAGCCGGAGACTTCGCACGGGCGCGGGATCTTTACCAGAGTCTCGTGGAGCGTAACTGGTCGGATGCAGCGCTGATTAACGATCTGGGCAACTGCCACTATCGCCTCGAGGATTACGACCATGCGGTGGCGTGCTACCTTCAGGCGACTGAGACCGAAGAAGCTCCAGCCCACAGCTTGCGTAATCTTGGTCTGGCTCGATTCCGGCAAGGGCAACCCGAACAGGCGATAGCGGCGCTGGAGTCTTATCTGGCTGTAGAACCGGATGATTTGCAAGCGGTTAGTGCGTTGGGTGAGCTTTACATAATCACCGGTCAACCGGAGCACGCCTTAGTACATTTTGAGCGCTTTTTACAAGCGAATCCAAACGATACCGAAGCTTTATTTAAGCTGGCGGAGTGTTATAAAGCTATGGGGCACAATGACTCCGCGGCTATGGGGTACCGCCGGGCACTTCAAATCAATCCTGATTTCGCACCTGCTCGACAAAGATTGACTGAAATAGCTAAAGCAGCGAAGATCTGA
- the fliW gene encoding flagellar assembly protein FliW — protein MLIKSIKFGQLDIPEDKLIAMKRPILGFEHLTGFCLIEREELSPFLWLHSTENEGVAFVVVNPAVFYPDYRIEVNPNEIAELEIDDVRAVETYVIVTLADRMENITANLQGPILINTENGFAKQLVLVNSRYEVKHSLVEAIPDRKPEPVRRREPALV, from the coding sequence ATGCTGATTAAAAGCATCAAATTCGGTCAGCTCGATATCCCCGAGGACAAGCTGATAGCAATGAAACGGCCGATCCTCGGTTTCGAACACCTGACCGGTTTTTGTCTGATCGAGAGAGAGGAGTTGAGTCCGTTTCTCTGGCTCCATTCGACGGAAAACGAAGGTGTGGCATTTGTCGTGGTCAACCCGGCGGTATTTTACCCCGATTATCGTATCGAGGTGAATCCCAATGAAATCGCTGAGTTGGAAATAGACGATGTTCGCGCCGTCGAGACTTATGTCATCGTGACGCTTGCGGATCGTATGGAGAACATCACCGCCAACCTGCAGGGGCCGATTCTCATTAATACCGAGAATGGTTTCGCCAAGCAGTTGGTCCTGGTGAACTCTCGTTACGAAGTCAAGCATTCTCTGGTCGAGGCCATTCCGGACCGGAAACCCGAACCTGTTCGACGTCGAGAACCGGCGCTGGTCTGA
- the flgL gene encoding flagellar hook-associated protein FlgL, which produces MRVSSNMITGQVVFNVQRALAKFLDMETQMSSGKRINKASDDPVGTMRDLDYRAELSQIAQYRTTVSEGINLLETYDSVLADLKDMVTSAKEIAISMANPQADDDGTVRESEANEILDIYERILQLANNEYGGRSIFAGYRTGSDAVVATGNGARYLGDDGVVELQIESDSRMSVNLLGSDVFFKQLTTLGENSDYNIGVVSDTLLADLNGGSGVDLTSGATPGTITITDRNLNITSTIDLATAGATTVQDTIDAINAQLAADGITDITAQIGVTGNNIMFEANPSGQITSDTALSVLRNREGVDMNPATLNISDGSGSNIEVDLSGSTTIGDIVSKFNAAMASNPNPDLANVSMQINAAGTALEITDTNGTPLGLSIVESSSTDTLAADLGILGNINPTLTGEDLSPSISIEIADTSGTTAADLGIAGEYYNTISGTDLDPCLTADSRLADAVNGNGMELGEIVIWQGERMRTIDLSDPSIITVQDFIDAVHATGMDVTASINDAGTGIQIVNNDTTRSFTIEDGDDTETAKGLELYGASDTIGTVKLLENALRNNDEEAIQGLLDDFDAAIENLLTARSSVGAKAKRLEITDSRLSELDLAYTERLSEVEDADLAELVTTLATQENNYQASLAAAAKIIQPSLLNFLD; this is translated from the coding sequence ATGCGGGTAAGCAGCAACATGATCACCGGCCAGGTGGTCTTCAACGTGCAGCGAGCGCTGGCGAAATTTCTCGATATGGAAACGCAGATGTCGTCAGGGAAGCGGATTAACAAGGCTTCCGATGATCCGGTCGGAACCATGCGAGATCTCGACTACCGGGCCGAACTGTCGCAGATAGCTCAGTATCGTACGACAGTAAGCGAGGGCATCAATCTTCTGGAAACCTACGACAGCGTTCTGGCCGACCTGAAAGACATGGTAACCAGCGCTAAAGAGATAGCTATTTCGATGGCTAATCCCCAGGCTGATGACGACGGGACGGTGCGTGAATCCGAAGCCAACGAAATCCTCGATATATATGAGAGGATATTGCAACTGGCCAACAACGAGTACGGTGGTCGGTCGATTTTCGCCGGTTATCGCACCGGATCGGACGCCGTTGTCGCTACGGGCAATGGGGCTCGCTATCTGGGAGATGACGGCGTGGTCGAATTGCAGATCGAAAGCGACTCGCGGATGAGCGTAAATCTCCTTGGTTCCGATGTATTCTTCAAGCAATTGACCACCCTGGGCGAGAATTCGGATTATAACATCGGCGTAGTCTCCGATACGTTGTTGGCTGATCTCAATGGCGGCAGCGGTGTCGATCTTACGTCGGGAGCTACTCCCGGAACGATTACTATCACCGATCGGAATCTGAATATCACCTCGACGATCGATTTAGCCACCGCCGGCGCAACAACCGTGCAGGATACTATCGACGCCATCAATGCCCAACTGGCGGCCGACGGTATCACTGATATCACGGCTCAGATCGGAGTTACCGGTAACAACATCATGTTCGAAGCCAATCCGAGCGGGCAGATCACATCCGATACGGCGTTGTCGGTACTGCGCAATCGTGAGGGTGTCGATATGAATCCGGCAACCCTCAATATCTCCGATGGCTCCGGAAGTAATATCGAAGTGGATCTTTCAGGCTCGACCACAATCGGCGATATCGTAAGCAAGTTCAACGCTGCCATGGCCTCCAATCCTAATCCTGATCTGGCTAATGTCTCGATGCAAATCAATGCTGCCGGTACAGCATTGGAAATTACCGATACCAACGGCACACCGCTGGGATTGAGTATCGTCGAAAGCAGTTCGACCGATACCCTGGCGGCCGATCTGGGTATTTTAGGAAACATCAATCCGACTCTTACCGGTGAGGATTTGTCTCCGTCGATCAGTATCGAAATTGCCGATACATCCGGAACGACAGCAGCCGATCTGGGTATCGCCGGTGAGTATTATAACACCATCTCCGGGACCGATCTCGATCCGTGTCTCACTGCCGACAGTCGTCTGGCTGATGCGGTCAACGGCAACGGTATGGAACTAGGCGAGATTGTGATCTGGCAGGGTGAGCGGATGCGGACTATCGATCTGAGCGACCCCTCGATAATCACGGTACAGGACTTCATAGATGCTGTTCACGCTACGGGTATGGATGTAACTGCTTCCATAAACGATGCCGGTACCGGGATTCAAATCGTGAACAACGATACCACTCGTTCATTTACGATCGAGGACGGCGATGATACGGAAACCGCCAAGGGCCTCGAACTGTACGGAGCATCCGATACGATTGGCACGGTGAAGTTGCTCGAAAACGCATTGCGTAATAACGACGAGGAAGCTATACAGGGGCTCCTCGACGACTTCGATGCCGCGATTGAGAATCTCCTGACAGCGCGCTCCTCTGTCGGGGCCAAGGCCAAGAGATTGGAGATAACCGATTCCAGGTTGTCCGAACTCGATTTGGCTTACACGGAACGTCTTTCCGAAGTCGAGGATGCCGATCTCGCTGAACTGGTAACGACTTTAGCAACACAAGAAAACAATTATCAGGCGTCGCTCGCTGCGGCTGCCAAAATCATACAACCGTCGCTTCTGAACTTCCTGGATTGA
- the flgK gene encoding flagellar hook-associated protein FlgK — translation MSGLFQGLELGKRALLTHQVSLQTISHNIANVDTEGYTRQRVITTTTTPDTSANYSVGTGVTATDIRQVKDLFLGDQYRQENKSLGQWSYKEKTLSQIEALYSEPADDTLSDRLNEFWSAWSDLAANPDSSSVRTEILSQANTLINSFHDMSSQLTRLQSSIDSDLVATVSEINLMLSDIASLNHEIKVAEVGGVDANDLRDARDLVIDELSGYLDVNTHESSNGDMIVYVGSMAIVDGNEPHYIEAQTENVDGNPRHILVWEGTDIEVRNTNGKLKGIIDSRDDIIPEQLEELNLLAEAVVTQVNALHETGTASSGQTAVSFFDPNYTNASDIRINTAITLDESLIMSGTSGEEGDNRVALEIADLADARVLDNGASSISDYYNSMIGSLGVMTYEAQSFTSNYELLVNQVENARQSVEGVSLDEEMTNLVKFQHAYDAAARVITTMDEALDTVISGMGIVGR, via the coding sequence ATGTCTGGATTATTTCAAGGACTGGAACTGGGTAAGCGAGCCCTGCTGACCCATCAGGTCAGTCTTCAGACAATTAGTCACAACATCGCCAACGTGGATACCGAAGGGTATACGCGCCAGCGGGTGATCACCACTACGACCACACCGGATACGTCGGCTAATTACTCCGTCGGAACCGGAGTGACCGCGACTGATATCCGCCAGGTAAAGGATCTTTTCCTCGGTGATCAATACCGGCAGGAAAACAAGTCGCTCGGGCAATGGTCATACAAGGAAAAGACCTTAAGTCAGATCGAAGCGCTCTATTCCGAACCGGCTGATGACACACTGTCCGATCGGTTGAATGAGTTCTGGTCGGCCTGGTCCGATCTGGCAGCCAATCCGGATAGTTCTTCGGTCAGGACGGAGATTCTATCGCAGGCCAATACGCTGATCAACAGTTTTCACGACATGTCGTCTCAGTTAACTCGCCTCCAGAGCAGTATCGATTCCGATCTGGTGGCAACGGTGAGTGAGATCAATCTCATGTTGTCCGATATCGCCAGTCTGAATCATGAAATAAAGGTGGCTGAAGTCGGAGGTGTTGATGCCAATGACCTTCGTGATGCTCGCGATCTGGTTATCGATGAGCTGTCGGGTTACCTGGATGTCAACACCCACGAGAGCAGCAACGGCGATATGATCGTTTATGTCGGATCGATGGCAATTGTCGACGGCAACGAACCACATTATATCGAGGCTCAGACCGAGAATGTCGATGGAAATCCTCGCCATATTCTCGTATGGGAAGGAACGGATATCGAGGTTCGCAATACTAACGGGAAACTCAAGGGGATTATCGATTCTCGGGATGATATTATCCCGGAACAACTGGAAGAACTCAATCTTCTGGCCGAAGCTGTAGTGACCCAAGTCAACGCACTGCACGAAACCGGAACTGCATCCAGCGGTCAGACGGCGGTTTCGTTCTTCGATCCCAATTATACGAATGCTTCCGATATCCGCATCAATACAGCAATCACGCTCGATGAGTCTTTAATTATGTCGGGAACCAGCGGTGAGGAAGGAGATAACCGCGTCGCGCTCGAAATAGCTGATCTGGCTGATGCTCGTGTCCTCGACAACGGCGCCAGCTCAATCAGTGATTATTACAACAGTATGATAGGCTCACTGGGCGTTATGACCTATGAAGCCCAGAGCTTCACCTCAAATTATGAATTACTGGTCAATCAGGTTGAGAATGCTCGACAATCGGTTGAGGGAGTCTCTCTTGATGAAGAAATGACGAATTTAGTGAAATTCCAGCATGCCTACGATGCCGCAGCCCGGGTCATAACGACTATGGATGAAGCGCTTGACACGGTAATTAGCGGCATGGGCATAGTTGGACGTTGA